From a single Mycolicibacterium mengxianglii genomic region:
- a CDS encoding phage portal protein, translating into MTQNELLTGLIQRLNLPLARYADLDRYYEGRPPLAFLSPEAKTALGNRFGIMSSNIPRLSVTALAERLRITGFTGDTGLWADWIRNDLDQTSGVAHREALLLGDSYVIVWADRFGRPLVTVESAKQVAVQIDPGTREITAAVKRWEDKERNVTHAVLYEPDQITRLIAQQTGAITGFTAVDTIANPLGVVPVVNLRNTDRIIGDWGISELEDLKPLVDALNKSLADMMVTSEYVGRPRRWATGLELSEKPVVDDDGNPVLDDDDQPVMIEVNPIPEGHRAMISENHEAKFGQLSAADLGGYEASVRVILGQIMAVSTLPAHYVGVFSDNPASADALRAAEASLTARAEARQQSLGRSWEMVARLMIAVRDGRNPNLIEGVRVQWADAATRSVAQEADAVVKLFQAGLLPAPYALSRLGYSDDEIAKMRPVTNDAA; encoded by the coding sequence ATGACCCAAAATGAACTGCTGACCGGATTGATCCAGCGGCTCAACCTGCCACTGGCCCGGTACGCCGATCTCGATCGCTACTACGAGGGCCGGCCGCCGTTGGCGTTCCTGTCGCCAGAAGCGAAGACCGCGTTGGGCAACAGATTCGGCATCATGTCCTCGAACATTCCGCGACTGTCGGTCACGGCGCTGGCGGAGCGTCTGCGCATCACCGGATTCACTGGAGACACCGGACTGTGGGCTGATTGGATCCGCAACGACCTCGACCAGACCAGTGGTGTCGCGCACCGGGAGGCACTGCTGCTCGGTGACTCCTACGTCATCGTGTGGGCTGACCGGTTCGGCCGGCCCCTGGTTACCGTGGAGTCCGCCAAGCAGGTTGCCGTACAGATCGACCCCGGTACCCGTGAGATCACTGCTGCGGTGAAGCGTTGGGAAGACAAGGAACGCAACGTCACTCACGCGGTGCTGTATGAGCCTGACCAGATCACCCGTCTGATTGCACAGCAGACCGGCGCCATTACCGGATTCACTGCCGTCGACACCATCGCCAACCCTCTCGGTGTGGTCCCGGTCGTGAACCTCCGCAATACCGACCGCATCATCGGCGACTGGGGTATCAGTGAATTGGAGGATCTCAAGCCGTTGGTCGATGCCCTCAACAAGTCGCTGGCCGACATGATGGTGACGTCCGAATACGTTGGCAGGCCGCGCCGCTGGGCGACCGGTTTGGAGCTCTCCGAGAAGCCTGTCGTTGATGACGACGGTAACCCGGTCCTCGACGATGATGACCAGCCGGTGATGATCGAGGTGAACCCGATCCCTGAGGGTCACCGGGCGATGATCTCGGAGAACCATGAAGCCAAGTTCGGGCAACTCAGCGCCGCGGACCTCGGTGGGTACGAGGCCAGTGTGCGGGTCATCCTCGGTCAAATCATGGCCGTGTCTACGCTGCCAGCGCATTACGTCGGAGTGTTCAGCGACAACCCCGCATCCGCTGACGCTCTCCGTGCTGCTGAGGCCAGCCTGACCGCCCGCGCAGAGGCTCGGCAACAGTCTCTGGGGAGATCATGGGAGATGGTGGCACGACTGATGATCGCCGTACGAGATGGCCGTAATCCCAACCTGATCGAGGGTGTCCGCGTCCAGTGGGCCGATGCTGCTACCCGCTCGGTGGCGCAGGAGGCTGATGCCGTGGTGAAGCTGTTCCAGGCTGGTCTACTCCCGGCCCCGTACGCGCTGAGCAGGCTCGGTTACTCCGATGATGAGATCGCCAAGATGCGGCCGGTGACTAACGATGCGGCTTAG
- a CDS encoding terminase large subunit domain-containing protein: MKAGPKGTITSEPLHFSGWPAGRADRRLRFIADYLRVPKGVGAGEQVALRKFQTDIVKTVFAPGIRTGLVSLPRANGKTALAAMLAVAELFVGDVSAEVLVVASDQRQANITLRMAKRMIELTPELADRAQIYADRIAVPHNDSVLLPLPAEPGALHGFDPSLLIVDELHVVTEAVWEAVTSMTGKRPESLTLAISTPASSPDSIMWKLVDHGRAGDDPAFAIKEFSAPEGCATDDRAAWRTANPALACENPFLAEDGLEAARRTLREPVFRQLRLGQWVTGAEAWLPFGAWDNCEVDRRVRPRERVVLAFDGSASGDSTALVGCTLDGHLWVEGLWENPGDPRWRVPREDVTRAVDVAFTKYDVVELACDPWGWRSEIEDWAKRHGEKRVLEWNTAHAARMAPATDRLFQAVVTNMVTHDGNPRMAAHIAHCVAKATAMGDLVSKDKKSSPRKIDAAVAAIVAFDRSAFHQSRNRKRVRSFAS; the protein is encoded by the coding sequence ATGAAGGCTGGCCCTAAGGGAACTATAACTTCTGAGCCACTTCACTTTTCAGGTTGGCCGGCTGGCCGTGCTGACCGCCGGCTGCGGTTTATAGCGGACTATCTGCGGGTTCCGAAGGGCGTCGGTGCTGGCGAGCAGGTGGCGCTGCGGAAATTTCAGACCGACATCGTCAAGACGGTGTTCGCGCCCGGTATCCGTACCGGACTGGTGTCGTTGCCCCGCGCCAACGGTAAGACCGCTCTGGCCGCCATGCTGGCGGTCGCCGAGCTGTTCGTCGGCGACGTCTCCGCGGAGGTTCTGGTGGTGGCGTCCGATCAGCGCCAGGCGAACATCACACTGCGGATGGCTAAGCGGATGATCGAGCTGACACCGGAGCTGGCTGACCGCGCCCAAATCTACGCGGATCGGATTGCGGTCCCGCACAACGATTCGGTACTGCTGCCGTTGCCTGCGGAGCCTGGCGCGCTGCATGGTTTTGATCCGTCGCTGTTGATCGTCGACGAGCTGCACGTGGTCACTGAGGCTGTGTGGGAGGCCGTGACGTCGATGACGGGTAAGCGCCCGGAGTCGTTGACCTTGGCGATCTCGACACCGGCCAGTTCCCCGGACAGCATCATGTGGAAGTTGGTTGACCACGGTCGTGCAGGTGATGATCCGGCGTTCGCCATCAAGGAATTCTCCGCACCGGAGGGTTGCGCCACTGATGATCGGGCAGCGTGGCGTACTGCGAATCCTGCACTGGCGTGTGAGAACCCGTTCCTGGCTGAGGATGGTCTCGAAGCTGCTCGCCGGACGTTGCGTGAGCCGGTGTTCCGTCAGCTTCGTCTTGGCCAGTGGGTCACTGGCGCGGAGGCGTGGTTGCCGTTCGGTGCGTGGGATAACTGCGAGGTGGATCGTCGGGTCCGACCTCGTGAGCGTGTGGTCCTAGCGTTCGACGGATCGGCGTCGGGTGACTCCACGGCGCTGGTGGGCTGCACCCTTGACGGCCACCTGTGGGTGGAGGGTCTATGGGAGAACCCCGGCGACCCACGCTGGCGTGTCCCTCGTGAGGACGTCACCCGCGCTGTGGATGTGGCGTTCACGAAGTACGACGTCGTAGAGCTGGCGTGCGATCCGTGGGGCTGGCGGTCTGAGATCGAGGACTGGGCCAAACGGCACGGGGAGAAACGAGTCCTGGAGTGGAACACCGCTCACGCCGCCCGCATGGCCCCGGCCACCGACAGGTTGTTTCAGGCCGTCGTCACCAACATGGTGACCCACGACGGGAATCCGAGGATGGCCGCCCACATCGCGCACTGTGTCGCGAAGGCCACTGCGATGGGCGATCTCGTGTCGAAGGACAAGAAGAGTTCGCCTCGAAAGATAGACGCCGCCGTTGCTGCGATCGTCGCGTTCGACCGAAGCGCTTTCCATCAATCACGAAACCGTAAACGAGTAAGGAGCTTTGCCTCATGA
- a CDS encoding AAA family ATPase, which yields MSEINWDGRRLVVTRGSQVKAKRLVWWEMGLILQYAINLLAAREGKGKSTVASSWAARETRNGGTVAWIGTEESREGAIVPRLIAAGADMDKVIFIDVDTDGMTGALVFPLDLRAIEEVIQEHNVTMLFLDPAKAVVPSGFSGNDDIAVRQYLEPIAALADRAKVTVIGLAHFGKRQGADSGQLMLGSVAWSQVARCVLSIAEDEDAGTRVLTNTKANYAGTDRSVEFRIVSTTIDTEDGPAEIGSVEWLGDTTTDARDLLGGNGDDEAQDVQRWLSSFLANGSVRATEVFSAADAAGYSKDQAKRAKKRLHVVAERPNNPGPWFWSLPAAQSTEQGAPPHVLPALPALPVRSEGVEQGAENPREQSAHECSLPQTGTPSPAVMPAKLPSTPPPEPRQHRRTYAGKPATSYPSCIVCSKPVVAGQGDTHLSCSKPQEQAAS from the coding sequence GTGAGCGAGATCAACTGGGATGGCCGCCGCCTGGTCGTCACCCGTGGCTCACAGGTCAAGGCCAAGCGCCTGGTGTGGTGGGAGATGGGCCTCATCCTCCAGTACGCCATCAACCTGCTCGCCGCGCGAGAAGGCAAGGGCAAGAGCACCGTCGCATCGTCGTGGGCAGCACGTGAGACCCGCAACGGCGGCACGGTCGCGTGGATCGGTACCGAGGAATCCCGCGAGGGTGCAATCGTGCCTCGCCTTATCGCGGCCGGCGCCGACATGGACAAGGTGATCTTCATCGACGTCGACACCGATGGCATGACCGGTGCGCTGGTGTTCCCTCTAGACCTGCGCGCCATCGAAGAGGTGATCCAGGAGCACAACGTCACCATGTTGTTCCTCGACCCCGCCAAGGCTGTTGTGCCGTCCGGATTCTCCGGCAACGACGACATCGCCGTGCGCCAGTACCTCGAGCCCATCGCAGCCCTGGCCGACCGAGCCAAGGTCACCGTCATCGGGCTGGCGCACTTCGGTAAACGGCAAGGAGCGGACTCCGGTCAACTGATGCTCGGCTCCGTCGCCTGGTCCCAGGTCGCCCGGTGCGTCCTGTCAATCGCCGAAGACGAAGACGCCGGAACCCGCGTGCTGACCAACACCAAAGCCAACTACGCGGGCACCGACCGCTCCGTCGAATTCCGCATCGTCAGCACCACCATCGACACCGAAGACGGACCCGCCGAGATCGGCTCGGTCGAATGGCTCGGGGACACCACCACCGACGCCCGAGACCTGCTCGGCGGCAACGGTGACGACGAAGCCCAGGACGTTCAACGCTGGCTGAGTAGCTTCCTGGCAAACGGATCTGTACGGGCCACCGAGGTGTTCTCGGCAGCCGATGCGGCCGGCTATTCCAAGGATCAGGCCAAGCGGGCGAAGAAGCGCTTGCACGTCGTCGCTGAGCGCCCCAACAACCCCGGACCTTGGTTCTGGTCTCTGCCAGCAGCACAGAGCACGGAGCAGGGAGCACCCCCTCACGTGCTCCCTGCGCTCCCTGCGCTCCCTGTGAGGTCAGAGGGGGTAGAGCAGGGCGCAGAAAACCCCAGGGAGCAGAGCGCACACGAGTGCTCCCTGCCCCAAACTGGGACGCCATCGCCAGCCGTAATGCCCGCGAAGCTGCCCAGCACCCCACCCCCCGAACCACGCCAACACCGACGCACCTATGCAGGAAAGCCCGCCACCAGCTACCCCAGCTGCATCGTCTGCAGCAAGCCCGTCGTCGCCGGACAAGGCGACACCCACCTGTCATGCAGCAAACCCCAAGAGCAGGCCGCGTCATGA
- a CDS encoding DUF2742 domain-containing protein — protein sequence MTDSQAVAWWPTHEFITALIGQANNLPTAGTPAWCALSDADPRKLLALAAAGEHHCLRVETAQEAMADASREISTMAPWSQVGRGRGRAYIPRRKENA from the coding sequence ATGACCGACTCACAAGCCGTCGCATGGTGGCCCACCCACGAGTTCATCACCGCCCTGATCGGACAGGCCAATAACCTACCGACCGCTGGAACGCCGGCCTGGTGTGCGCTCTCCGACGCCGATCCCCGAAAGCTGTTGGCACTCGCTGCAGCCGGAGAACACCACTGCCTGAGGGTCGAGACCGCGCAGGAGGCGATGGCCGACGCATCCCGCGAAATCTCCACCATGGCCCCCTGGTCGCAGGTCGGTCGCGGTCGAGGCCGCGCCTACATCCCCAGACGCAAGGAGAACGCGTGA